Proteins from one Camelina sativa cultivar DH55 chromosome 8, Cs, whole genome shotgun sequence genomic window:
- the LOC104708055 gene encoding cyclin-D4-2-like isoform X2 has translation MGFPPESEEIILEMIQKERQHSPRDDYLNRLRTGDLDLTVRNQALNWIWKACEELKFGPLCICLAVNYLDRFLSVHDLPSGKAWTVQLLAVACLSLAAKIEETIVPELIQLQVGDPMFVFEPISIQRMELLVLSVLRWRLRAVTPCSYIRYFLSKINDYDQEPPSRLLSTSLQVIASTTKGIDFLEYRASEIAAAVALSVSGEHNTLHFDKFSFTSFFSHLEKERVKKIGEMIERGDGSTSCSQTPNNVVLQPFKTLYSPSLSTSSVSSSLTSLS, from the exons ATGGGTTTCCCTCCGGAGAGCGAAGAGATCATTCTAGAAATGATTCAGAAAGAGAGACAACACTCTCCGAGAGATGATTACCTCAACAGACTCAGAACTGGTGATCTGGATTTGACTGTCAGAAATCAAGCCCTTAATTGGATTTGGAAG GCTTGTGAGGAGCTTAAATTTGGACCATTGTGTATATGTCTAGCAGTTAACTACTTGGATCGTTTCTTATCTGTTCATGACTTGCCT AGTGGAAAAGCTTGGACAGTACAGCTGTTGGCTGTGGCTTGTTTGTCATTGGCAGCCAAAATAGAGGAAACCATTGTTCCAGAGTTAATACAACTGCAG GTTGGAGATCCTATGTTTGTATTTGAGCCTATCTCAATCCAAAGAATGGAACTTCTGGTGTTGAGCGTATTGAGATGGAGGCTAAGAGCAGTGACGCCTTGCTCTTACATTAGATACTTCCTGAGTAAGATCAATGACTATGATCAAGAACCACCTAGCAGATTGTTGTCCACATCACTACAAGTGATAGCCAGCACAACCAAAG GTATTGACTTCTTGGAGTATAGAGCTTCAGAGATTGCTGCTGCAGTTGCTCTTTCTGTTTCTGGAGAACATAACACATTACACTTTGACAAATTCTCCttcacttctttcttctcacaCCTTGAAAAG gagagagtgaagaagattgGCGAAATGATAGAGAGAGGAGATGGGTCAACTTCATGTTCACAAACACCCAATAATGTAGTCTTACAACCATTCAAGACTCTctattctccttctctttctacttcttctgtttcttcctccctcacttctctttcttaa
- the LOC104709851 gene encoding kinesin-like protein KIN-14A, with product MLSSDKCNVDKVKLAKEDYLELRQEATDLQEYSNAKLDRVTRYLGVLAEKSRKLDQFVLETEARISPLINEKKRLFNDLLTAKGNIKVFCRARPLFEDEGPSIIEFPGDCTICVNTNDDTLSNPKKDFEFDRVYGPHVGQAALFSDVQPFVQSALDGSNVSMFAYGQTCAGKTYTLEGSNQDRGLYARCFEELFDLANSDSTSTSRFSFSLSVFEIYNEQIRDLLLDSQSNLPKITMGLDESVIELRQEKVDNPLEFLRVLKSAFQNRGNDKAKFNVTHLIVTIHIYYSNTITGENIYSKLSLVDMAGSEGLTVEDDSGDHVTDLLHVMNSVSTLGDVLSSLTSEKDSIPYENSMLTRILADSLGGSSKTLMIVNICPSAQNLSETIASLSYAARARNTIPSLGNRDTIKKWRDVASDARKELLEKERENQNLKQEVVGLKQALKDANDQCVLLYSEVQRAWKVSFTLQSDLKSENTMLVDKHRLEKEQNSQLRNQIAQFLQLDQEQKLQMQQQDSTIQNLQAKIIDLESQVGEAVKSNATRTGDALQSSSIPKAADTTTDSSVTKKLEDELKKRDALIERLHEENEKLFDRLTERSMAVSTQGLSPSSKASPNNQPANVHRGEAFSEEAVAIPSRSNKNDGAITVVKSGSDIVKTTPAGEYLTAALNDFDPEEYEGLAAIADGANKLLMLVLAAVIKAGASREHEILAEIRDSVFSFISKMEPRRVMDTMLVSRVRILYIRSLLARSPELQSIRVSPVECFLEKPNTGRSKSTSRGSSPGRSPVRYLDTQIHGFKVNIKAERKNKLASVVSRMRGLEQDTGRQQVTGVKLREMQDEAKSFAIGNKALAALFVHTPAGELQRQIRLWLAEHFEFLSVTADDVSGGTGGQLELLSTAIMDGWMAGLGAAVSPHTDALGQLLSEYAKRVYTSQMQHMKDIAGTLAAEEAEDAGQVAKLRSALESVDHKRRKILQQMRSDAALLNLEEGSSPVPNPSTAAEDSRLASLISLDGILKQVKEITRQASVHVLSKSKKKALLEALDELTERMPSLLDIDHPCAQREIATAHQLVETIPEQEDNNLLERSHDRRPSLESISSGDTDVSQWNVLQFNTGSSAPFIIKCGGNTNSELVIKADARVQEPKGGEIVRVVPRPSVLVNMSLEEMKQMFAQLPEALSLLALAKTADGTRARYSRLYKTLAIKVPSLRDLVSELD from the exons ATGCTATCAAGTGACAAGTGTAATGTG GATAAAGTTAAG CTTGCAAAAGAAGATTACTTGGAGTTGAGACAAGAAGCTACTGATCTGCAGGAGTATTCTAATGCAAAGCTTGATAGGGTTACCCGTTATTTAGGTGTTCTCGCTGAGAAAAGTCGTAAATTGG ATCAATTTGTCCTTGAGACTGAGGCTAGGATATCTCCACTTATCAATGAGAAGAAAAGACTGTTCAATGACTTGTTAACAGCCAAAG GGAATATAAAGGTATTTTGCCGTGCTAGGCCATTGTTTGAGGATGAAGGTCcttctattatagagttccctGGGGATTGCACCATATGTGTAAATACTAATGATGATACTCTGTCCAATCCCAAGAAGGACTTTGAGTTTGACCGGGTTTATGGACCTCATGTTGGACAAG CTGCCCTGTTCAGCGATGTCCAACCTTTTGTTCAATCTGCACTGGATGGATCTAACGTCTCCATGTTTGCCTACGGACAAACTTGTGCAGGGAAAACATACACCTTG GAAGGTTCGAATCAAGACCGTGGTCTATATGCACGTTGTTTTGAGGAACTTTTCGACCTAGCCAATTCTGATTCAACTTCCACATCTCGATTCAGTTTCTCTCTTTCAGTGTTTGAGATCTATAATGAACAG ATCAGAGATCTACTTTTGGACAGTCAGAGCAACTTGCCGAAGATAACCATGGGTTTAGACGAATCTGTTATAGAGCTCAGACAGGAAAAAGTTGATAATCCTCTGGAGTTCTTAAGAGTCTTAAAATCTGCATTTCAGAACCGGGGCAATGATAAAGCAAAATTTAACGTGACCCATct GATTGTCACAATACACATATACTATAGTAACACGATTACTGgagaaaacatatatagtaaGCTTTCTCTAGTTGACATGGCTGGAAGTGAAGGTTTAACCGTGGAAGATGACAGTGGAGACCATGTCACTGATCTGTTGCATGTCATGAATTCGGTTTCAAC GTTGGGAGATGTTTTATCCTCATTGACGTCAGAAAAGGATTCAATTCCCTATGAGAATTCAATGCTTACAAGAATACTTGCAGATTCACTAG GGGGAAGCTCCAAAACGTTGATGATTGTTAACATCTGTCCGAGTGCACAAAACTTGTCTGAAACAATAGCATCTCTCAGTTATGCTGCTAGAGCTAGGAATACTATACCAAGTCTTGGAAATCGAGATACAATCAAGAAATGGAGAGATGTG GCAAGTGATGCTCGGAAGGAGctgttggagaaagagagagaaaatcaGAATCTGAAACAAGAGGTTGTGGGCTTAAAACAAGCACTTAAAGATGCAAATGACCAGTGTGTATTGCTCTACAGTGAAGTGCAGAGGGCGTGGAAAGTTTCATTTACATTGCAATCAGATTTGAAG TCAGAGAATACTATGCTTGTAGACAAACATAGACTAGAGAAGGAGCAGAATTCTCAGTTAAGAAATCAAATAGCTCAATTTTTACAGTTGGATCAGGAACAGAAGCTGCAAATGCAACAACAAGATTCCACCATTCAAAATCTCCAG gCCAAAATTATAGACTTGGAATCACAAGTAGGTGAAGCCGTTAAATCCAACGCAACAAGAACAGGAGATGCCTTACAATCTTCTTCAATACCAAAAGCAGCTGACACCACAACTGATTCTTCTGTTACCAAGAAACTTGAGGACGAACTGAAAAAACGTGATGCACTAATTGAG AGATTGCATGAAGAAAACGAAAAGTTGTTTGACAGATTAACAGAAAGATCAATGGCTGTTTCCACCCAG ggatTGAGTCCCTCATCAAAAGCCTCACCAAACAATCAGCCTGCCAATGTTCACAG GGGAGAAGCATTTTCGGAAGAAGCTGTTGCTATACCATCCAGATCAAATAAGAATGACGGAGCAATTACTGTAGTAAAATCTGGCTCTGATATAGTTAAGACCACGCCAGCTGGAGAATACTTGACGGCTGCATTGAACGACTTTGACCCTGAAGAATATGAAGGTCTTGCTGCCATTGCTGACGGTGCAAACAAGCTACTAATGCTG GTTTTGGCAGCTGTTATCAAGGCTGGTGCTTCCAGAGAGCATGAAATCCTTGCTGAGATCAGAGATTCTGTCTTTTCATTTATTAGTAAAATGGAACCAAGAAGAGTAATGGATACCATGCTTGTTTCCCGAGTTAGGATATTATACATAAGGTCCTTACTGGCGCGATCACCTGAGCTTCAGTCTATCAGG GTCTCTCCTGTCGAGTGCTTTCTTGAGAAGCCTAATACTGGTAGAAGTAAAAGCACTAGCAGGGGTAGCAGCCCAGGTAGATCCCCAGTTCGATATCTTGATACGCAGATCCATGGCtttaaagtaaatataaaaGCAGAAAGGAAAAACAAGTTGGCATCTGTGGTGTCAAGAATGCGTGGACTTGAACAG GATACTGGGAGGCAGCAAGTTACTGGAGTTAAGCTGCGGGAAATGCAAGATGAAGCCAAAAGCTTTGCTATTGGGAACAAAGCCTTGGCTGCATTATTTGTTCACACTCCGGCTGGTGAACTGCAGCGACAGATTCGGTTATGGCTTGCAGAACATTTTGAGTTTCTTTCCGTGACCGCAGATGATGTCTCGGGAGGAACTGGTGGCCAACTAGAGCTTCTTTCCACGGCAATTATGGATGGCTGGATGGCTGGACTAGGGGCTGCGGTGTCACCTCACACAGATGCTCTCGGGCAGCTTCTGTCTGAGTATGCAAAACGTGTCTATACTTCTCAAATGCAGCACATGAAG GATATTGCTGGCACCTTGGCGGCAGAAGAGGCAGAAGATGCTGGTCAAGTGGCTAAGCTTCGATCAGCTCTCGAGTCTGTTgaccacaaaagaagaaag attttaCAACAAATGAGAAGCGATGCAGCTTTGCTTAACCTGGAAGAAGGCAGTTCTCCTGTTCCAAACCCTTCGACGGCAGCTGAAGACTCAAGATTAGCATCTCTCATTTCTCTGGATGGCATTTTGAAGCAAGTCAAG GAAATTACAAGACAAGCATCTGTCCATGTTTTGagtaaaagcaagaagaaagcATTACTTGAGGCCCTTGATGAACTCACTGAGCGAATGCCTTCTCTTCTTGATATCGATCATCCATGTGCACAAAGAGAAATTGCTACAGCACACCAGTTGGTCGAG ACGATTCCTGAACAAGAGGATAATAATCTTCTGGAACGATCACACGACCGGAGACCCTCATTAGAATCAATATCCTCAGGTGATACTGATGTATCTCAGTGGAATGTTTTGCAATTCAACACAGGTTCATCAGCCCCATTCATCATAAAATGTGGAGGCAACACCAACTCAGAGCTCGTGATCAAGGCTGACGCACGAGTTCAAGAGCCCAAAGGAGGGGAAATTGTCAGAGTTGTCCCAAGACCTTCTGTTCTAGTAAACATGAGCTTAGAGGAAATGAAACAAATGTTTGCGCAATTACCCGAAGCTCTAAGTTTGCTGGCTTTAGCTAAAACAGCTGATGGCACAAGAGCTCGCTACTCTAGACTCTACAAAACTCTGGCCATCAAGGTTCCCTCTCTTAGGGACCTTGTTAGTGAACTGGATTAA
- the LOC104708056 gene encoding classical arabinogalactan protein 4-like — MGSKIVQVFLMLALFATSARAQAPAPTPTATPPPPAATPPPATPPPVATPPPMATPPPAAAPAPTTTTPPAATPAPATTPPSAAPSPADVPAASPPAPEGPSVSPSNAPGPSDEAAAPSAAFSNKAFFAGTAFAAIMYAAVLA; from the coding sequence atgggTTCCAAGATTGTCCAAGTTTTCTTGATGTTGGCTCTATTCGCCACTTCAGCACGCGCTCAAGCCCCGGCTCCTACTCCCACCGCCACTCCTCCCCCACCGGCCGCCACTCCTCCTCCCGCAACTCCTCCTCCGGTTGCAACTCCTCCTCCAATGGCCACCCCACCACCAGCCGCAGCACCAGCCCCAACCACCACTACACCACCTGCCGCAACCCCAGCCCCTGCCACTACCCCACCCTCGGCTGCTCCTTCTCCTGCTGATGTTCCCGCCGCCTCTCCACCAGCACCAGAAGGTCCCTCCGTGAGCCCAAGCAATGCTCCCGGACCTTCAGATGAAGCCGCTGCCCCAAGCGCCGCTTTCTCCAACAAGGCTTTCTTCGCCGGAACCGCCTTCGCCGCTATTATGTACGCCGCCGTTTTGGCTTGA
- the LOC104708054 gene encoding 14-3-3-like protein GF14 lambda isoform X2 has product MAATLGRDQYVYMAKLAEQAERYEEMVQFMEQLVTGATPAEELTVEERNLLSVAYKNVIGSLRAAWRIVSSIEQKEESRKNEDHVSLVKDYRSKVETELSSVCSGILKLLDSHLIPSAGASESKVFYLKMKGDYHRYMAEFKSGDERKTAAEDTMLAYKAAQDIAAADMAPTHPIRLGLALNFSVFYYEILNSSDKACNMAKQAFEEAIAELDTLGEESYKDSTLIMQLLRDNLTLWTSDMQMDEE; this is encoded by the exons atggcGGCGACATTAGGCAGAGACCAGTACGTGTACATGGCGAAGCTCGCCGAGCAGGCGGAGCGTTACGAAGAGATGGTTCAGTTCATGGAACAGCTAGTCACAGGCGCTACTCCAGCCGAGGAGCTCACCGTCGAAGAGAGGAATCTCCTCTCGGTCGCTTACAAAAACGTGATCGGATCTCTACGCGCCGCATGGAGGATCGTGTCCTCGATTGAGCAGAAGGAAGAGAGCAGGAAGAACGAGGATCACGTCTCGCTCGTCAAGGACTACAGATCTAAAGTGGAGACGGAGCTTTCGTCCGTCTGCTCTGGGATCCTTAAGCTCCTTGACTCGCATCTGATCCCATCAGCTGGAGCGAGTGAGTCTAAGGTTTTTTACTTGAAGATGAAAGGTGATTATCATCGTTACATGGCTGAGTTCAAATCTGGTGATGAGAGGAAAACGGCTGCTGAAGATACCATGCTCGCGTACAAAGCTGCTcag GATATCGCAGCTGCGGATATGGCGCCTACTCATCCGATAAGGCTTGGTCTGGCCTTGAATTTCTCAGTGTTCTACTATGAGATTCTCAATTCTTCAGACAAAGCTTGTAACATGGCTAAACAG GCTTTCGAAGAAGCCATTGCTGAGCTCGACACACTGGGAGAGGAATCCTACAAAGACAGCACTCTCATAATGCAGTTGTTGAGGGACAACCTAACCCTTTGGACCTCCGATATGCAG ATGGACGAGGAGTGA
- the LOC104708055 gene encoding cyclin-D4-2-like isoform X1, with protein sequence MAEFVEPNLLLLSSETINFDDEKKSNFVDTSSIFQMGFPPESEEIILEMIQKERQHSPRDDYLNRLRTGDLDLTVRNQALNWIWKACEELKFGPLCICLAVNYLDRFLSVHDLPSGKAWTVQLLAVACLSLAAKIEETIVPELIQLQVGDPMFVFEPISIQRMELLVLSVLRWRLRAVTPCSYIRYFLSKINDYDQEPPSRLLSTSLQVIASTTKGIDFLEYRASEIAAAVALSVSGEHNTLHFDKFSFTSFFSHLEKERVKKIGEMIERGDGSTSCSQTPNNVVLQPFKTLYSPSLSTSSVSSSLTSLS encoded by the exons ATGGCAGAATTTGTAGAACcaaatctcctcctcctatcttcAGAGACCATCAAttttgatgatgagaagaagagcaaTTTTGTCGACACAAGTTCGATTTTTCAGATGGGTTTCCCTCCGGAGAGCGAAGAGATCATTCTAGAAATGATTCAGAAAGAGAGACAACACTCTCCGAGAGATGATTACCTCAACAGACTCAGAACTGGTGATCTGGATTTGACTGTCAGAAATCAAGCCCTTAATTGGATTTGGAAG GCTTGTGAGGAGCTTAAATTTGGACCATTGTGTATATGTCTAGCAGTTAACTACTTGGATCGTTTCTTATCTGTTCATGACTTGCCT AGTGGAAAAGCTTGGACAGTACAGCTGTTGGCTGTGGCTTGTTTGTCATTGGCAGCCAAAATAGAGGAAACCATTGTTCCAGAGTTAATACAACTGCAG GTTGGAGATCCTATGTTTGTATTTGAGCCTATCTCAATCCAAAGAATGGAACTTCTGGTGTTGAGCGTATTGAGATGGAGGCTAAGAGCAGTGACGCCTTGCTCTTACATTAGATACTTCCTGAGTAAGATCAATGACTATGATCAAGAACCACCTAGCAGATTGTTGTCCACATCACTACAAGTGATAGCCAGCACAACCAAAG GTATTGACTTCTTGGAGTATAGAGCTTCAGAGATTGCTGCTGCAGTTGCTCTTTCTGTTTCTGGAGAACATAACACATTACACTTTGACAAATTCTCCttcacttctttcttctcacaCCTTGAAAAG gagagagtgaagaagattgGCGAAATGATAGAGAGAGGAGATGGGTCAACTTCATGTTCACAAACACCCAATAATGTAGTCTTACAACCATTCAAGACTCTctattctccttctctttctacttcttctgtttcttcctccctcacttctctttcttaa
- the LOC104708054 gene encoding 14-3-3-like protein GF14 lambda isoform X1 — protein sequence MAATLGRDQYVYMAKLAEQAERYEEMVQFMEQLVTGATPAEELTVEERNLLSVAYKNVIGSLRAAWRIVSSIEQKEESRKNEDHVSLVKDYRSKVETELSSVCSGILKLLDSHLIPSAGASESKVFYLKMKGDYHRYMAEFKSGDERKTAAEDTMLAYKAAQDIAAADMAPTHPIRLGLALNFSVFYYEILNSSDKACNMAKQAFEEAIAELDTLGEESYKDSTLIMQLLRDNLTLWTSDMQEQMDEE from the exons atggcGGCGACATTAGGCAGAGACCAGTACGTGTACATGGCGAAGCTCGCCGAGCAGGCGGAGCGTTACGAAGAGATGGTTCAGTTCATGGAACAGCTAGTCACAGGCGCTACTCCAGCCGAGGAGCTCACCGTCGAAGAGAGGAATCTCCTCTCGGTCGCTTACAAAAACGTGATCGGATCTCTACGCGCCGCATGGAGGATCGTGTCCTCGATTGAGCAGAAGGAAGAGAGCAGGAAGAACGAGGATCACGTCTCGCTCGTCAAGGACTACAGATCTAAAGTGGAGACGGAGCTTTCGTCCGTCTGCTCTGGGATCCTTAAGCTCCTTGACTCGCATCTGATCCCATCAGCTGGAGCGAGTGAGTCTAAGGTTTTTTACTTGAAGATGAAAGGTGATTATCATCGTTACATGGCTGAGTTCAAATCTGGTGATGAGAGGAAAACGGCTGCTGAAGATACCATGCTCGCGTACAAAGCTGCTcag GATATCGCAGCTGCGGATATGGCGCCTACTCATCCGATAAGGCTTGGTCTGGCCTTGAATTTCTCAGTGTTCTACTATGAGATTCTCAATTCTTCAGACAAAGCTTGTAACATGGCTAAACAG GCTTTCGAAGAAGCCATTGCTGAGCTCGACACACTGGGAGAGGAATCCTACAAAGACAGCACTCTCATAATGCAGTTGTTGAGGGACAACCTAACCCTTTGGACCTCCGATATGCAG GAGCAGATGGACGAGGAGTGA
- the LOC104708052 gene encoding uncharacterized protein LOC104708052, with product MICSSQLSQPMNGLKDIVEKRNFKAWLLDQYGVLHDGKKPYPGAISTLKNLATAGAKIVIISNSSRRASTTMEKLKGLGFDPSFFTGAITSGELTHQSLQRRDDPWFAALGRSCIHMTWNDRGAISLEGLGLNVVENVDEADFVLAHGTEALGLPSGSVSPMPLDELEKILEKSAARGLPMIVANPDYVTVEANVFHIMPGTLASKYEELGGEVKWMGKPYKMIYESAMAIAGVVNPSEAIAVGDSLHHDIKGANISGIESIFITGGIHGNELGLTSFDEVANLDSVKTLTAKHSAFPAYVLSAFKW from the exons atgaTCTGTTCATCGCAGCTCTCACAGCCAATGAATGGCCTCAAAGACATTGTTGAGAAGCGAAATTTTAAG GCATGGCTCTTAGATCAGTATGGAGTCCTTCATGATGGCAAAAAGCCGTACCCGGGTGCGATATCGACAT TGAAGAATCTTGCAACAGCAGGTGCCAAAATTGTGATCATTAGTAATTCCTCTAGACGTGCTTCAACTACTATGGAGAAGTTGAAAGGCCTTGGCTTTGATCCTTCTTTCTTCACCGGAGCTATAACAAGTGGTGAACTAACCCATCAATCTTTGCAAAG GAGAGATGATCCTTGGTTCGCTGCACTAGGAAGGAGTTGCATTCACATGACTTGGAATGACCGAGGAGCAATCTCTTTAGAG GGTCTAGGTTTAAATGTTGTGGAGAATGTAGACGAAGCTGACTTTGTTTTAGCTCACGGCACTGAAGCCTTAGGACTTCCTTCTGGCAGTGTATCTCCAATGCCTCTTGACGAACTTGAGAAGATTTTGGAGAAATCTGCAGCTCGAGGACTCCCCATGATCGTTGCCAATCCAGATTACGTGACTGTCGAAGCAAATGTTTTTCATATCATGCCAG GTACACTAGCTTCCAAGTATGAAGAACTCGGGGGAGAAGTGAAGTGGATGGGAAAACCTTATAAG ATGATCTATGAGTCTGCTATGGCAATCGCAGGAGTTGTCAATCCATCCGAGGCTATCGCAGTAGGAGATTCGCTACATCATGATATAAAGGGAGCAAATATTTCAGGGATTGAATCAATTTTCATCACTGGAGGGATTCATGGTAATGAGCTTGGTCTCACTTCGTTTGATGAAGTTGCAAATCTGGACTCAGTCAAGACCCTTACGGCTAAACACAGCGCATTCCCAGCTTATGTATTATCAGCCTTTAAATGGTAG